DNA from Kitasatospora herbaricolor:
TCCGCCGCGGACGCACCCGGCCCGGCGCCCGTCAGGATGCTCACGTCCCCTCCGGTCGGGCGGCCGCCCAGCGCTCGGCGACGGCCGTCGCCCGCTTGTTGGCCTCTTCGACGGCCTGCGCCCCGCCGCCCCGCAGGGCGGCGGCGTAGCCCACCAGGAAGGCGGTCAGCGGCGCCGCCGGCCGGGCCACCCCGTGGGCGACCACCCTGGTCATGTCCAGCAGCCCGGGTACGTCGACGTCGAGCTCGATGCCCAGCTCGGTGCAGACCTCGGCGATCCAGTCGTCCAGCGTGCGCTCCATAGCCCCATGCTGCCTGATCCCGGGCCTGCCGCGATGTTGGGGCCGTGAGCGGCGCGCGTCGTTTCGCTCACGGCCGGGCGGTGCGGGCTGTGAGCTGCGCCGTCCGGGGGGCGCGGCCGGTCGGACCGGCCTCACCGGGGTCCGCGCTCCGCCGGCCGTCCGGCTCCGGTGCGCTCGCGCTCGCGGGCCCGGGCCAGTTCCTCCCAGGTGTCGCAGTCATGGGTGACGCCGTCGGCGTCCGCCAGCCGCACCGTGCGCAGACCGCCGGTGAGGCGGCGCAGCGGCAGCCCCGCCGGGTCCCCCAAGGCGGCGAGGGCGGACCGCAGCGCCGCGGTGCGGTACGCGGCGGCGAGCGGCTGGTCCCGGCCCGCCGCGTCCACCAGCAGCACCGCCTCGGGGGCGTCCGGGCCCTGCCCGCCGGGGCCGTCCAGGGCCTCGACCAGGCGGTGGACGGTCCGCTCGTCCAGGAAGGGCAGGTCTGCGGCGAGCAGCAGCACCACCGGGGCACTCACCTGCGCCAGGCCCGCGGCCACGGCGGCGACCGGCCCGCCGCCGGGCGGCTGCTCCCTGGTCCAGCGCAGTCCCGTACGGGTGGTCGGCCGGACCGGTCCGACCACCACCGAGGTGGCGGCGCCGGCGCAGGCGGCGAGCACCCGGTCGAGCAGGGTGCTCGCGCCGACCGTGAGGCCGGGCTTGTCCGCGCCGCCGAGCCGCCGGGCGGCACCGCCGGCGGGCACGATCGCGTCGTACGGTGTCATGCCGTCAGTATCCGCCCGGACGGTGCCGGGCCGTCGGTGCCGGGCCTGGCCGGGGCGGTGCCCGGCCGGGGCGGCGTGGCCGGCGGGGCTCGCGGGGCGGGCGCCGGTCTAGTCGTCCTCGACGATCTCACCCTCGACGATCTCGCCGAGCTCCCGGGCCACGTTGGCCGTCGCGCCGTGCTCCAGGATCGCGGGCAGGGTCAGCTCCGCGTACCGCTCGTTCATGGCCGCGACCAGGGCCTCCGGGTCGGTCGGGTGCTCGCGCAGCCGGTTGTCGAAGTCCCGCAGGTACTCGCCGGTGAAGGCCAGCACCTCGGCGGCGTCGTCCCCGCGGTCGGGCGCCCGGTGGCCGGCGATCACCCGCTCGACGCCGAGTTCGGCGATCCGGCCGAGGTTGCGCCGCCACTGCGCCCGCTGCTCGGGGGTGGTGTCGGCGGTCCAGACGTGGGTGCCGTTGTAGGCGAAGTCGCCGGCGATCACCGTGCGGATGCTCGGCACGTGCACCACCGTGGAGCCCTCGCAGTCGCCCTGGCCGAGCAGCAGCACCGGGATCAGCTGGCGGTCGACCATCAGCGGCTGCGGGAGCAGCTGCGCGGGCACCAGCGGGTGGTCAGGGATGTCGTCCCCGTACACCGGCTTCCACTGGGCGACCTTGGCGGCGGCCGTGCGCAGGATGCCCTCCACCACGGGCGGCGCGGCCAGCAGCTGCGCCTCGGGGAAGAGCCGCAGCACCTCCTCCGCGCCGAAGTAGTGGTCGGGGTGCTGGTGGGTGATCACGATGGCGAGCAGCCGGCGGCCCTTGCCGGCCACCCATTCCGCGAGCTCCCGGCCGGCGCTGCGGGTGAGCTGGGCGTCCACCAGGATCGCGCTCTGCTCGCCGAGGATCAGCGTGGAGGTGGCGAAGAAGGCCGATTCGGGGCCGGTGAAGACGGCGATCTCCAACGGGCGGACGTCCGGGGCCCCCGTGCGGCGGGCCGTCGGATCCGGTCCGGCGCTCTCCTCGGGCGGCGACGACGTCACTTCTGCTCCTGGCGGTCGGTCGGGGCCGGAGCCGGGTCGTCCCGGCCCGGCCATGTCTGGACCAGCATGGGAGCAAGCCCCGGCGTTTGGCGGTTAGGCGCGCCCGGCGGGGTCGCAGGCCCCACCACGGGCGCCCCACCGGCCGCGGCCGCGCCGGGGCGGGCCGTCCGACGCCGGGCCCGCGCCGGCCCCCCGGGCGCTTCAGGCGACCGGCGCCTTGGCCTTGAGCTCGGCCTCCTCCAGGGCCTGGGCCTTGGACGCCCGGGCGTGCTCCACGAAGGCCGCCAGCTCGGGCTGGGTCGGGGCCAGGGTGAACTCGGGAACGATGAAGTCCACCTGCAGGCCGAGCATGCCGGTGAGCACCTTCTCCAGGTAGGTGGTGACGAACTCGAAGCCCTCCCGCGGGCTTCCGGGCCCGTACGAGCCGCCGCGCGAGGCGACCACGGTGACGGGCGTGCCGGCCGCGGAGGGCTCGGCGCCGCCGGTGCGACCGATCACGATCACCTGGTCGAGCCAGGCCTTGAGGGTGGACGGGATCGTGAAGTTGTACATCGGGGTGCCGATGACCACCGCGTCCGCCTGCTCCAGCTCGGCGGCCAGCTGCTCCCGCAGGGCCAGTGCGGCCTGCTGCTCGGGGGTGCGGTCCCCGGCCGGGACGAAGGGGGCGGTGACGGCGTGGGCGTCCAGGTGCGGCAGCGGGGCGGCGGC
Protein-coding regions in this window:
- a CDS encoding FMN-dependent NADH-azoreductase, translated to MPTLLHIDSSALADGSVSREVSAVFREAWLAQHPEGTVVYRDLAAAPLPHLDAHAVTAPFVPAGDRTPEQQAALALREQLAAELEQADAVVIGTPMYNFTIPSTLKAWLDQVIVIGRTGGAEPSAAGTPVTVVASRGGSYGPGSPREGFEFVTTYLEKVLTGMLGLQVDFIVPEFTLAPTQPELAAFVEHARASKAQALEEAELKAKAPVA
- a CDS encoding MBL fold metallo-hydrolase, which gives rise to MTSSPPEESAGPDPTARRTGAPDVRPLEIAVFTGPESAFFATSTLILGEQSAILVDAQLTRSAGRELAEWVAGKGRRLLAIVITHQHPDHYFGAEEVLRLFPEAQLLAAPPVVEGILRTAAAKVAQWKPVYGDDIPDHPLVPAQLLPQPLMVDRQLIPVLLLGQGDCEGSTVVHVPSIRTVIAGDFAYNGTHVWTADTTPEQRAQWRRNLGRIAELGVERVIAGHRAPDRGDDAAEVLAFTGEYLRDFDNRLREHPTDPEALVAAMNERYAELTLPAILEHGATANVARELGEIVEGEIVEDD
- the mobA gene encoding molybdenum cofactor guanylyltransferase; the encoded protein is MTPYDAIVPAGGAARRLGGADKPGLTVGASTLLDRVLAACAGAATSVVVGPVRPTTRTGLRWTREQPPGGGPVAAVAAGLAQVSAPVVLLLAADLPFLDERTVHRLVEALDGPGGQGPDAPEAVLLVDAAGRDQPLAAAYRTAALRSALAALGDPAGLPLRRLTGGLRTVRLADADGVTHDCDTWEELARARERERTGAGRPAERGPR